The Planctomycetia bacterium genome includes a region encoding these proteins:
- the ahcY gene encoding adenosylhomocysteinase — translation MSQVETRLPYKVADLKLADWGRKEIQLAENEMPGLMALRKKHGQSKPLKGARIAGCLHMTIQTAVLIETLKELGAEVTWSSCNIFSTQDHAAAAIAKAGYPVYAWKGMTNEEFDWCIEQTLFFPDGQPLNMILDDGGDLTAMVHQKYPELLANVRGLSEETTTGVHRLYQMHAQGTLKVPAINVNDSVTKSKFDNLYGCRESLADGIKRATDVMVAGKVVVIAGYGDVGKGSAHSMRSLGARVIVTEIDPINALQAAMEGFEVTTMEEAAARGNIFVTCTGCRDIITGKHMEVMPDDAIVCNIGHFDLEIDMAWLNGQKNVKKVEIKPQVDRYTFPSGRSILVLAEGRLVNLGCATGHPSFVMSNSFTNQVMAQLALWQEPDKYPLGVHRLPKELDEEVARLHLEKLGVKLTKLTKAQSDYIGVPAEGPYKPDYYRY, via the coding sequence GTGTCGCAGGTCGAAACCAGGCTTCCCTATAAAGTCGCAGATCTCAAGCTGGCCGATTGGGGCCGCAAGGAAATCCAGCTCGCCGAAAACGAAATGCCGGGCTTGATGGCCCTGCGCAAGAAACACGGCCAGAGCAAGCCGCTGAAGGGCGCCCGGATCGCCGGCTGCCTGCACATGACCATCCAGACGGCGGTGCTGATCGAGACGCTCAAGGAACTGGGCGCGGAAGTCACCTGGAGCAGCTGCAACATCTTCTCCACGCAGGACCACGCCGCGGCGGCGATCGCCAAGGCCGGCTACCCGGTCTACGCCTGGAAGGGAATGACCAACGAAGAGTTCGATTGGTGTATCGAGCAGACGCTGTTCTTCCCGGACGGCCAACCGTTGAACATGATTCTGGACGACGGCGGCGACCTGACCGCGATGGTTCACCAGAAATATCCGGAGCTGCTGGCCAACGTTCGCGGGCTGAGCGAGGAAACCACCACCGGCGTGCATCGGCTCTACCAGATGCACGCGCAGGGGACGCTCAAGGTTCCCGCGATCAACGTCAACGACTCCGTCACCAAAAGCAAGTTCGATAACCTCTACGGCTGCCGCGAGTCGCTGGCCGACGGCATCAAGCGGGCCACCGACGTGATGGTCGCCGGCAAGGTCGTCGTCATCGCCGGTTATGGCGACGTCGGCAAGGGTTCGGCGCACTCGATGCGTTCGCTCGGCGCCCGGGTGATCGTCACGGAAATCGATCCCATCAACGCCCTGCAAGCGGCGATGGAAGGCTTCGAAGTCACCACAATGGAAGAGGCCGCCGCCCGTGGCAACATCTTCGTCACCTGCACCGGCTGCCGCGACATTATCACGGGCAAGCACATGGAAGTGATGCCGGACGACGCGATCGTCTGCAACATCGGCCACTTCGACCTCGAAATCGATATGGCCTGGCTGAACGGACAGAAGAACGTTAAGAAGGTCGAGATCAAGCCGCAGGTGGATCGCTACACGTTCCCCAGCGGCCGCTCGATCCTCGTGCTGGCCGAAGGCCGCCTGGTGAACCTCGGCTGCGCGACCGGCCATCCGTCGTTCGTGATGTCCAACTCCTTCACCAACCAGGTGATGGCGCAACTGGCCCTCTGGCAAGAGCCGGACAAGTACCCGCTCGGCGTGCATCGCCTGCCGAAGGAACTCGACGAAGAAGTCGCCCGCCTGCACCTGGAAAAACTCGGCGTCAAGCTGACGAAGCTGACCAAGGCCCAATCCGACTACATCGGCGTGCCGGCGGAAGGGCCGTACAAGCCGGATTACTACCGGTACTAG
- a CDS encoding ankyrin repeat domain-containing protein, with protein MDLGHRTRIVLVMFFAVWAACVASSAAQPFEPAQPGKLQSDPSANALALRIELSADGRTKDIDLEQPFHVVLKNNSNEVLRIWNPRLRQGYRQLSFRFRDPHSEKSLVVAKRDISDDEYWNSTMKQVVPPSSSIEIAPGDTHFIRVRFADYANENDVWENLPDLNSSTQFEVTAILESSESDGTDSSGVWHGTIQSDPISARYIAPDLKTAHDYLVAGYTKQAIQLASQDRRALRRRVDEMTLLHVAAQRNNVEALTWLLEHGADVDAKTYNDSTALHLTDDPKIVELLLTKHADVSPRNSDSADNLRSAYHDAIEEFTDARDEPERTKWRKIIDLYLTTGAEYDLFAAIHLDDLAGVKQILEADPQQAKKRLFRSPLRMAARLGRVDICKLLIEQYDVDVDDFEGGSGFPIITEAVQFPEIVRLLIANGADLKTRITWRGGWGGGKAIGDNATALHFAAYANNAETVTLLIDNGVGIFAETQDITPNLSKQMALDVAASCGSAASAEAMINHPKFDEADEGVRKKLLDESLWKFASTIWVTDKAERPRLIEVLIAKGANPNVTLYGRTALQNAVARIYPSDKPDSREGRQGVDVLKHHGVKVDFHSAVKLGDEEAVAAALAANAAVANDLGPEGRPALHVAVDFDHRGIVALLIKAGCDLEIRNKSKSTGSPDATALHAAAFWRREEIARMLIEAGADVNAKSADGATPLHESARVTTIAVAKLLLAAGADVNAKDNEGNTPLDQLREEDDENAAEMEKLLAKYHAKSAQ; from the coding sequence ATGGACCTAGGCCATCGCACGCGAATCGTGTTAGTGATGTTCTTCGCGGTATGGGCCGCCTGCGTCGCATCGTCCGCCGCCCAACCCTTCGAGCCTGCGCAGCCAGGTAAGTTGCAATCCGATCCCAGCGCCAACGCACTGGCCCTGCGGATTGAATTGTCCGCGGACGGTCGGACGAAGGACATCGATCTCGAACAACCGTTCCATGTCGTGCTGAAGAACAACTCAAACGAAGTGCTTCGCATCTGGAATCCGCGCCTTCGCCAAGGCTACCGGCAGCTGTCCTTTCGCTTTCGAGATCCTCATTCCGAAAAGTCGCTAGTCGTGGCCAAGCGAGACATCAGCGACGATGAGTATTGGAATTCGACGATGAAGCAAGTCGTACCACCTTCGTCATCCATCGAAATCGCGCCCGGCGACACCCATTTCATTCGTGTCCGTTTCGCCGACTACGCTAACGAAAACGACGTCTGGGAGAATCTGCCCGATCTCAATTCATCGACCCAATTCGAGGTCACGGCGATTTTGGAGTCTTCCGAAAGCGATGGCACCGACAGCTCCGGCGTATGGCATGGAACGATCCAAAGCGATCCCATCTCCGCCAGGTACATTGCGCCCGACTTAAAGACCGCTCACGACTATCTGGTGGCGGGCTACACGAAACAGGCAATCCAATTGGCCAGCCAGGATCGGCGGGCGTTACGTCGCCGCGTTGACGAGATGACTCTGCTCCACGTCGCGGCTCAGCGAAACAACGTGGAGGCCCTCACCTGGCTTCTCGAACACGGCGCCGACGTTGATGCAAAGACGTACAATGACTCCACAGCGTTGCACCTGACGGACGATCCGAAGATCGTCGAACTCCTCCTGACGAAGCACGCCGACGTTTCGCCGCGCAATTCAGACTCAGCCGACAACCTGCGGTCAGCCTATCATGACGCGATCGAAGAGTTCACGGACGCCCGCGACGAACCTGAGCGCACGAAATGGCGCAAGATCATCGACCTTTATTTGACAACAGGCGCGGAGTACGACCTTTTCGCGGCCATTCACTTGGATGATCTGGCGGGCGTTAAGCAGATTCTCGAGGCCGATCCGCAGCAGGCCAAGAAGCGGTTGTTCCGGAGTCCGCTGCGGATGGCAGCGCGGTTGGGACGCGTGGACATCTGCAAACTACTGATCGAGCAATACGACGTGGATGTCGACGATTTCGAGGGAGGCAGCGGCTTTCCCATTATCACGGAAGCGGTGCAGTTTCCTGAAATCGTGCGACTGTTGATTGCGAACGGCGCCGACCTGAAGACCCGGATTACGTGGCGAGGCGGTTGGGGAGGTGGCAAGGCAATTGGCGACAATGCCACTGCGCTTCACTTCGCGGCCTACGCGAACAACGCCGAGACAGTGACGTTGTTGATCGACAACGGCGTGGGTATTTTCGCCGAAACCCAAGATATCACCCCCAATTTGTCTAAGCAAATGGCCCTCGATGTGGCGGCTTCTTGCGGCAGTGCCGCGAGCGCCGAGGCGATGATCAATCATCCAAAATTCGACGAAGCGGACGAAGGCGTGCGAAAGAAATTGCTCGACGAGTCCCTGTGGAAATTCGCGTCCACCATTTGGGTGACCGACAAAGCCGAACGTCCGCGACTGATAGAAGTACTCATTGCCAAAGGGGCGAATCCCAATGTGACCTTATACGGCAGGACGGCGTTGCAAAACGCGGTGGCTAGGATTTACCCGTCAGACAAGCCGGACAGCAGGGAAGGCCGCCAGGGCGTCGACGTCTTGAAGCATCACGGGGTCAAGGTCGACTTCCATTCCGCCGTGAAATTGGGGGATGAAGAGGCCGTGGCCGCGGCCTTGGCGGCGAATGCCGCGGTGGCCAACGACCTGGGGCCGGAAGGCCGGCCGGCGCTGCACGTCGCCGTCGATTTCGACCACCGCGGAATCGTAGCCTTACTCATCAAAGCGGGCTGTGATCTGGAGATTCGCAACAAAAGCAAGTCAACAGGTTCGCCGGATGCGACCGCGCTTCACGCGGCGGCATTCTGGCGCCGAGAGGAGATCGCGCGGATGCTGATTGAAGCCGGAGCGGACGTGAACGCGAAGTCGGCGGACGGAGCCACGCCATTGCATGAATCCGCCAGAGTGACCACCATCGCGGTGGCCAAGTTGCTGCTGGCAGCCGGTGCGGACGTCAACGCTAAGGACAACGAAGGCAATACGCCACTTGACCAGCTGCGTGAGGAGGATGACGAAAACGCCGCCGAGATGGAAAAACTCTTGGCGAAGTATCACGCCAAATCCGCACAGTAA
- a CDS encoding TerB family tellurite resistance protein: MSGMLRAGRSPSHEIVYEEAIAMGQLFRLKDELLTDQRITDCEVDKIRAYVDQNGKLDLDDVKFLVSLLSEAREVSPGFDALFFPALKQAILADGLVGLDEQFYLLKMIYSDGRIREQEKQFLRELQAEVQESTPEFDAMCEAAFSARTTNWCVGGRA; encoded by the coding sequence TTGAGCGGTATGCTGCGCGCCGGGCGCAGTCCGTCTCACGAGATCGTTTACGAGGAAGCCATCGCCATGGGCCAGTTATTCCGGCTGAAAGACGAACTGCTCACCGACCAGCGCATCACCGATTGCGAAGTCGACAAGATTCGCGCCTACGTCGACCAGAACGGCAAGCTCGACCTCGACGACGTCAAGTTCCTGGTTTCGCTCCTGTCGGAAGCACGCGAAGTCAGCCCCGGGTTTGACGCGTTGTTTTTCCCGGCGCTCAAGCAAGCCATCCTCGCCGACGGCCTGGTGGGACTCGACGAACAGTTCTACCTCCTGAAGATGATCTATTCGGACGGCCGCATCCGCGAACAGGAAAAGCAATTCCTTCGCGAACTGCAAGCGGAAGTCCAGGAATCCACGCCGGAATTCGACGCGATGTGCGAAGCCGCCTTCTCGGCCCGCACAACCAACTGGTGCGTCGGCGGCCGCGCGTAG
- a CDS encoding PEP-CTERM sorting domain-containing protein, with product MRSSLWMLAVLAVAALVPTAQAGPVYFLVAELPGEEVHGDSYVLPLENPLDIAHARELISLGPSAGATIAVARIAEGPDGINRDYRAVGQPAWNWHVTEFVGFADNTIEVLDGWPSDVERDVPAWIGNTNGMVGFWSYTVVEELSNVPEPATFVIAALAIPATIGIVWRKRRGAGDFR from the coding sequence ATGCGTAGCAGCTTATGGATGTTGGCCGTGCTGGCCGTCGCCGCGTTGGTCCCGACCGCCCAGGCCGGACCGGTCTATTTCCTGGTGGCCGAGTTGCCCGGGGAGGAAGTACATGGCGACTCGTATGTCTTGCCGCTAGAGAATCCGCTCGACATCGCCCACGCGCGGGAGTTGATCTCGCTCGGCCCATCGGCCGGCGCGACGATCGCCGTCGCCCGCATCGCAGAAGGCCCCGACGGCATCAATCGCGACTACCGCGCCGTGGGCCAACCGGCCTGGAATTGGCACGTCACGGAGTTCGTCGGCTTCGCGGACAACACGATCGAAGTCCTCGACGGCTGGCCCAGCGACGTGGAACGGGACGTTCCGGCCTGGATCGGCAACACGAACGGCATGGTCGGCTTCTGGAGCTACACCGTGGTGGAAGAATTGTCGAACGTGCCGGAGCCGGCAACGTTCGTGATCGCCGCTCTGGCGATTCCGGCTACGATTGGCATCGTCTGGCGGAAGCGCCGCGGCGCCGGCGATTTTCGTTGA